A portion of the Bacteroides faecium genome contains these proteins:
- a CDS encoding hybrid sensor histidine kinase/response regulator transcription factor, producing the protein MTLFLLCYSIPYISAQNFKTLGMKDGLSQPSVLAIFQDTLGRMWFGTREGVNVYDGKQMMQFKREIAEEQQVMDRYLSGNEVNRIVGDRNGDVFMRVERALVKYDIRNETFSTLRKSNVGAIDTFQGEVWCTVRDSLFRYNDKTEMLDFVYKLNLERITSMLVEDGKLWIGTSNGLYLKEKGDIRCLLPAVEIYRIFRSSRDELWIASRMQGLYHIKRDGKLRKVPVSDKQVISNQIRELVEDEQQNIWFGTFNGLQVYNPYTDTYRSFTSENRPGTLTHSSVFSLYKDRQGTIWIGTYYGGINYFNQTKDVFYYYAYDKLRNDCLNFPFVSSMLEDEDRTLWICTDGGGINCLNRKSGEFNYYTASDPGSILHNNAKTIAYDEKRGYIYVGTYTGGMSRYDRRTKRFYNYITENGTAGNGPDEIIYQILFRDDKLYVSARNGFWVLEPDTNEFELLNNADLFLTFEIDSKDNVWLATRTNLFRIHLGTPEKIKRIEPDSPGIKCRITKILEGTDGLVYMTTLGGGLLTYDYVSDKWVAYTVENNNMLSNYCYNLAESPKGNLLITSDKGLTVFSPLTKSVHSIELGIKGGISAVADGCGIFVSRDEQIFVGGVDGMVSFREEDLYVDDDGTSGFYFSDLLVNNTKIYPKDKSGILQESLPFTHELKLSPKQNNLIVNFSSSNYVDILRNTWYQYKLEGFDNDWILTTQTSLHYTNLSPGRYVLKVRETANSLNEHQCKEIALVITIDTPWYYTLWAWMMYVACTFMVVYWIWRVKMTRKILSLSLEKEKAEKERIAELNQMKLRFFTNISHEFRTPLTLIIGQIETLLQLNQFSSSVQKQLLRVHKNGMHLRNLITELLDFRKQEQGFLKLKVVQKDVVEFVKEIYLSFDEFAKRKRIKYVFEDVDKHIDVWFDPVQMQKVVFNLLSNAFKYTDKGGNIKVGVRKLQQMVEIVVEDTGCGIPEEEWTHIFERFYQADNNTGMRIGTGIGLALTKGIVESHKGRMEMNSEVDKGSIFKIYLPIGNAHFTPEELKHEDVGFMVSDSELQVIIDEDMENQIDSDTDGDDRKEEMKDRPTILLVEDDLEILDMLEQVFSSAYHVCKATNGQEGFDMACQLQPDIILSDVMMPVMSGKDLCYKIKNSIELSYIPVVLLTAQNSTEQMVEGYMFGADDYIIKPFNVKLLLTRCGNLLKNRQSLLKKMAHVEKIPTQEVGGLTAVDKKLVDTAVEIIKRNFDNPDFDMDMLAAELNLGRSKMFTCIKEVVGLTPNEFTLKLKLEEALRLLKEEPQYNVSEISYKLGFNSPRYFSQCFKNFYGVSPQSYRKTSAKK; encoded by the coding sequence ATGACTCTTTTTTTACTTTGCTATTCTATACCTTATATATCTGCTCAAAACTTCAAGACTTTGGGAATGAAAGATGGATTGTCCCAGCCATCTGTACTGGCAATTTTTCAAGATACATTGGGAAGGATGTGGTTTGGCACACGTGAAGGTGTGAATGTTTACGACGGAAAACAGATGATGCAGTTCAAACGGGAGATAGCGGAAGAACAGCAAGTAATGGACAGATACCTTTCCGGTAATGAAGTGAACAGGATTGTCGGAGACAGGAATGGTGATGTATTTATGCGTGTGGAACGTGCATTGGTGAAATATGATATCCGGAATGAAACTTTTTCTACTTTGCGGAAAAGCAATGTGGGAGCAATAGATACTTTCCAAGGTGAAGTATGGTGTACAGTGCGTGATTCCCTGTTTCGGTATAACGATAAGACAGAGATGTTGGATTTTGTATATAAACTGAATCTAGAACGTATCACATCTATGCTTGTCGAAGATGGTAAATTGTGGATTGGTACATCCAACGGGCTTTATCTTAAGGAAAAAGGCGACATTAGGTGTCTACTGCCTGCTGTGGAAATATATCGTATATTCCGGAGTAGCAGAGATGAACTGTGGATTGCTTCCCGCATGCAGGGACTATACCATATAAAGCGTGACGGAAAGTTACGTAAAGTTCCGGTATCGGACAAGCAGGTTATCAGTAACCAGATACGTGAATTGGTAGAAGACGAACAACAGAATATCTGGTTTGGTACTTTCAACGGATTACAAGTCTATAACCCTTATACAGATACGTACCGTTCTTTTACTTCCGAAAACCGTCCCGGCACTTTGACGCACTCTTCTGTCTTTTCTTTGTATAAAGACCGCCAGGGAACAATCTGGATTGGCACATATTATGGAGGAATCAATTATTTCAATCAGACCAAAGATGTTTTTTATTACTATGCTTACGACAAGTTGCGGAATGACTGTCTGAACTTTCCTTTTGTGAGTAGTATGCTTGAAGATGAGGACAGAACCCTATGGATATGTACCGATGGTGGCGGTATCAATTGCCTGAACAGAAAGTCCGGAGAGTTCAACTATTATACAGCATCAGATCCCGGCTCGATTCTTCATAATAATGCGAAAACGATAGCTTACGATGAAAAGCGCGGGTATATTTATGTCGGAACTTATACTGGGGGAATGAGCCGGTATGACCGGCGTACAAAACGTTTTTATAATTACATTACCGAGAATGGGACAGCAGGGAACGGCCCCGACGAAATCATCTATCAGATACTCTTCAGAGATGACAAATTGTATGTATCTGCCCGTAACGGATTCTGGGTATTGGAACCGGATACCAATGAATTTGAATTGCTTAATAATGCGGATCTGTTTCTGACCTTTGAAATAGATTCTAAAGATAATGTGTGGTTGGCTACCCGGACAAACCTGTTTCGGATACATCTGGGCACTCCTGAGAAGATTAAGAGGATAGAACCGGATAGTCCCGGTATAAAATGCAGAATTACGAAGATATTGGAAGGGACCGACGGATTAGTATACATGACAACTTTGGGAGGCGGACTGCTGACTTACGACTACGTGTCTGATAAATGGGTTGCCTATACAGTGGAAAACAATAATATGTTGAGCAATTATTGTTATAATTTGGCAGAATCTCCTAAAGGTAACTTGCTAATCACCAGTGATAAGGGACTGACGGTTTTTTCTCCACTGACAAAATCAGTTCACTCTATTGAGTTGGGCATAAAAGGTGGCATTTCTGCTGTTGCCGACGGTTGCGGTATTTTTGTAAGCAGAGATGAGCAGATCTTTGTCGGCGGAGTGGATGGGATGGTTTCTTTCCGTGAGGAAGATTTGTATGTGGACGATGACGGTACCTCCGGATTTTATTTCTCTGATTTGCTGGTCAATAATACAAAGATATATCCCAAGGATAAATCAGGAATATTGCAGGAGTCTTTGCCTTTTACGCATGAACTGAAGTTGTCACCCAAACAGAATAATTTGATTGTCAATTTCTCCAGTTCCAACTATGTGGATATTTTGCGGAATACTTGGTATCAATATAAACTGGAAGGATTCGATAATGATTGGATTCTGACTACACAGACCAGTTTGCATTATACCAACCTCTCGCCCGGACGCTATGTATTGAAAGTACGTGAAACGGCAAACTCACTGAATGAGCACCAATGTAAGGAGATAGCTTTGGTGATAACGATAGATACTCCCTGGTATTATACACTATGGGCTTGGATGATGTATGTAGCGTGTACTTTTATGGTCGTTTATTGGATCTGGAGAGTGAAGATGACACGCAAGATTTTGTCTCTTTCCTTGGAAAAAGAAAAAGCGGAGAAAGAGCGTATTGCGGAACTGAACCAGATGAAACTGCGGTTCTTTACGAATATCTCTCATGAGTTCAGAACACCGTTGACATTGATTATTGGTCAGATAGAGACTTTGTTGCAGTTGAACCAGTTTTCTTCTTCTGTGCAAAAACAGTTGTTGCGGGTACATAAAAATGGCATGCATCTTCGGAATCTGATTACGGAGTTACTTGACTTCCGTAAACAGGAACAGGGCTTTTTGAAATTGAAAGTTGTGCAAAAGGATGTGGTCGAGTTTGTGAAAGAAATCTATTTGTCTTTTGACGAGTTTGCTAAGAGGAAACGTATCAAGTATGTTTTTGAGGATGTCGACAAACATATAGATGTCTGGTTCGACCCGGTGCAAATGCAGAAAGTTGTATTTAATCTTTTGTCCAATGCCTTCAAGTATACGGATAAAGGCGGGAATATAAAAGTGGGGGTAAGAAAGTTGCAACAAATGGTAGAAATAGTAGTGGAAGACACCGGATGCGGTATCCCTGAGGAGGAATGGACTCATATATTCGAACGTTTTTATCAAGCTGACAATAATACAGGAATGAGGATCGGGACAGGCATCGGGCTGGCTTTGACCAAAGGAATTGTCGAATCTCACAAAGGACGCATGGAAATGAATAGTGAGGTAGATAAAGGAAGTATATTTAAAATATATCTGCCTATAGGCAATGCGCATTTTACTCCGGAAGAGTTGAAACATGAAGATGTAGGGTTTATGGTTTCCGATTCAGAGTTGCAAGTTATTATTGACGAAGATATGGAGAATCAAATTGATTCGGATACAGATGGTGATGATAGGAAGGAAGAAATGAAGGATAGACCCACCATACTGTTGGTTGAGGATGATTTGGAAATTCTTGATATGCTGGAACAGGTATTTTCGTCTGCTTATCATGTCTGTAAAGCGACAAATGGACAGGAAGGGTTTGATATGGCCTGTCAGTTGCAGCCGGATATTATATTGAGTGACGTGATGATGCCCGTCATGTCGGGAAAAGATTTGTGCTATAAAATAAAGAATAGCATTGAATTATCTTATATACCGGTAGTGCTTCTTACGGCACAGAACTCAACAGAACAGATGGTTGAGGGATATATGTTTGGTGCGGATGACTATATCATCAAACCTTTCAATGTGAAATTGCTGCTGACACGTTGCGGCAATTTGTTGAAAAATAGGCAGTCGCTATTAAAGAAAATGGCTCATGTAGAGAAAATACCGACACAAGAGGTCGGCGGGCTGACTGCTGTTGACAAGAAGTTAGTGGATACTGCTGTTGAGATAATAAAGCGCAACTTTGATAATCCGGATTTTGATATGGATATGTTGGCGGCGGAACTGAACTTGGGGCGCAGCAAAATGTTTACCTGCATAAAAGAAGTAGTAGGGCTTACTCCTAATGAATTTACGCTAAAGCTAAAATTGGAAGAGGCTTTGAGATTGCTAAAGGAAGAACCACAATACAATGTCTCGGAGATTTCCTATAAACTAGGCTTTAATTCTCCACGTTATTTCAGTCAATGTTTTAAAAACTTTTATGGAGTTTCTCCTCAGAGCTACAGAAAAACTTCTGCAAAGAAATAA
- a CDS encoding SusC/RagA family TonB-linked outer membrane protein, whose product MRNKTWLVVLALLVMHFGRALGNDVRSEIAAVAQQTKEKLVVGTVSDDMGPVIGATVFVKGTQNGVITDLDGKFKLKLRVGAKIVVSFIGYKDKEIVYDGASELKISLNEDVTSLQEVQVIAYGTTKKVTITGAISSVNADEILKTPAGSITNALTGKVTGLSSVQSSGQPGADDATLYVRGVGSLSEGLSSPLILVDGVERSFGQLDPNEVEDITVLKDASATAVFGVRGANGVILVTTKRGQEGKTKMSFSTSFGLQMPTRIPEFADSYEYASVYNQAQLASGIKEEDLAFGPKVLEGFKNRNNLLAYPDVDWADMLIKKSALQTQHNFTISGGAKAVRFFASLGVFTQDGLFKTYETDYDSNYKYNRYNYRINLDIDVTKTTTMRINLGGRLNDTRTPNYNNGSSTDLINLFREIYEAPPFAGAGIVDGKRIKTDPTIIPPTMGSLADPLQNFYGKGYANSLGNTLNFDFVLEQKLDFVTKGLKLALKGAYNSGVTQKKTRASGNGDLYEAIINENGSVDLKKTHEKSVLGYSVGYGKSRDWYMEAALNYKRDFGAHHVSALAMYNQSMKYYPKGDWPGIPRSYVGFVGRVTYDYHTRYMADFSVGYNGSENFAPGKRFGLFPAGSMGWIISEENFMKPLKPYVSYMKIRASLGVVGNDLTSDKSRFLYLPDVYDANGDNYGYNFGINNSQNVIIASEAKKGNPDVTWETSTKQNYGLDLYFFDDRLKTTFDYFIENRKDILTSRQVLPGYLAVTLPTANIGKVDNKGYEVSVKWEDSLKEFRYNIGVNLSYAKNTIVFMDEIPQPYDYMAKTGKPVGQSFGYKFEGYFTEKEAADYTSEKGKTMPDYGTGFTPNAGDVKYKDLNGDNVIDYRDESAIGYPIYPLLTGGINLGLSYKGFDISMTWSGATKTSRMLQQIYREPFGEQNNKSLLKYLVDNAWTPEKGNSAKAPRISFQNKKHNYQASDLWLRDASYLRLKNLEIGYTLPAAWVRKMNVNQLRIYLSGYNLLTFDSLDVLDPEMTNTLNPSYPLIKVVNLGLKLSF is encoded by the coding sequence ATGAGAAACAAGACTTGGTTAGTGGTGCTGGCTCTATTGGTAATGCATTTCGGCAGGGCGTTGGGGAATGATGTACGTTCCGAGATAGCGGCTGTTGCACAGCAAACAAAAGAGAAGCTTGTAGTTGGAACGGTGTCTGATGATATGGGACCCGTTATTGGTGCTACGGTATTTGTGAAAGGAACACAGAATGGTGTGATTACCGATTTGGACGGTAAATTTAAATTAAAACTCCGGGTAGGGGCTAAGATTGTGGTTTCGTTTATCGGTTATAAAGATAAAGAAATCGTTTACGATGGGGCATCCGAACTGAAGATTTCTTTGAATGAAGATGTGACCAGTCTTCAGGAAGTGCAGGTGATTGCTTATGGTACGACTAAAAAGGTGACTATTACAGGAGCTATATCTTCCGTAAATGCGGATGAGATTCTGAAGACTCCGGCAGGAAGTATCACAAATGCGTTGACCGGTAAGGTGACCGGACTATCCAGTGTACAAAGTTCCGGACAGCCGGGAGCGGACGATGCCACGCTTTATGTACGTGGTGTCGGTTCTTTGTCGGAGGGACTGTCATCACCATTGATATTGGTAGATGGTGTGGAACGTTCGTTCGGGCAGCTCGATCCGAATGAGGTAGAAGATATTACGGTACTGAAAGATGCTTCTGCTACGGCAGTATTTGGTGTACGCGGTGCTAATGGTGTTATTTTGGTAACTACGAAACGCGGTCAGGAAGGTAAAACGAAGATGAGCTTTTCAACCTCTTTCGGCTTGCAAATGCCGACACGTATTCCCGAATTTGCCGATAGTTACGAGTATGCAAGCGTGTACAACCAGGCACAGCTTGCCAGTGGCATAAAAGAAGAGGATTTGGCTTTCGGACCGAAAGTTCTTGAGGGATTCAAAAACCGCAATAATTTATTGGCTTATCCGGATGTCGATTGGGCGGATATGTTGATTAAGAAGTCGGCTTTACAAACACAACACAATTTTACCATATCGGGCGGTGCGAAGGCGGTGCGCTTTTTTGCATCATTGGGAGTATTTACGCAAGATGGACTGTTTAAGACTTATGAAACAGATTATGACAGTAATTATAAATACAACCGTTATAATTATCGTATCAACTTGGATATAGACGTGACAAAGACCACCACCATGAGGATCAATCTGGGAGGACGGTTGAACGATACACGTACGCCGAATTATAACAATGGTTCTTCCACAGACCTGATAAATCTGTTTAGGGAAATATATGAGGCTCCGCCCTTTGCAGGTGCGGGTATCGTTGACGGGAAACGTATAAAGACTGATCCGACGATTATCCCCCCGACAATGGGAAGTCTGGCAGATCCTTTACAAAATTTCTATGGGAAAGGCTATGCCAATTCACTGGGGAATACATTGAATTTTGACTTTGTATTGGAACAGAAGTTGGATTTTGTAACAAAAGGGCTGAAACTGGCTTTGAAGGGGGCTTATAACAGTGGAGTCACGCAGAAAAAAACAAGAGCTTCCGGCAATGGAGATTTGTACGAAGCTATCATCAATGAGAATGGTAGTGTTGATTTGAAGAAAACACATGAAAAGTCAGTGTTGGGATATAGTGTAGGATATGGCAAATCCAGAGACTGGTACATGGAAGCGGCTTTGAACTATAAACGTGATTTTGGGGCACATCATGTTTCTGCATTGGCTATGTATAACCAGTCTATGAAGTATTATCCGAAAGGAGATTGGCCTGGTATTCCACGTTCCTATGTCGGTTTCGTCGGGCGTGTCACTTATGATTATCATACACGCTATATGGCGGACTTTAGTGTCGGTTACAATGGTTCCGAGAATTTTGCTCCGGGTAAACGGTTCGGATTGTTCCCTGCCGGTTCAATGGGCTGGATTATATCAGAGGAAAACTTTATGAAGCCGCTGAAACCTTATGTGAGCTACATGAAAATACGTGCTTCTTTAGGTGTTGTCGGTAACGACCTCACCAGTGATAAATCCCGTTTTCTTTATTTGCCGGACGTATATGATGCCAATGGAGATAATTATGGATATAATTTTGGTATAAACAATTCGCAAAATGTGATTATCGCGTCGGAAGCTAAGAAAGGAAATCCGGATGTTACTTGGGAAACGTCTACTAAACAAAACTATGGTTTGGATTTATATTTCTTTGATGACCGTCTCAAAACTACCTTTGATTATTTTATTGAAAATCGAAAAGATATTCTCACTTCAAGACAAGTGCTGCCGGGTTATCTAGCTGTAACGTTGCCTACTGCCAATATTGGAAAAGTGGACAATAAGGGATATGAGGTCAGTGTGAAATGGGAAGATTCGTTGAAGGAGTTCAGATATAATATAGGTGTCAACCTTTCTTATGCGAAGAACACGATTGTTTTTATGGATGAGATTCCGCAACCTTATGACTATATGGCAAAAACGGGAAAGCCGGTAGGACAGTCTTTCGGTTATAAATTCGAGGGCTATTTTACGGAGAAAGAGGCAGCTGATTATACATCGGAGAAAGGTAAAACAATGCCGGATTATGGAACAGGTTTTACTCCCAATGCGGGTGATGTGAAATATAAAGATTTGAATGGTGATAATGTGATAGACTATCGTGACGAGTCGGCTATTGGCTATCCTATTTATCCCCTGTTGACCGGGGGGATTAATCTGGGACTCTCATATAAGGGATTTGATATAAGCATGACTTGGTCCGGTGCGACAAAAACGTCGCGTATGTTGCAGCAGATTTACAGAGAGCCATTTGGTGAACAGAATAATAAATCACTGTTGAAGTATTTGGTAGATAATGCGTGGACTCCGGAAAAAGGAAATTCGGCGAAAGCTCCCCGCATCTCGTTTCAGAATAAGAAACATAATTATCAGGCTTCCGATTTATGGTTGCGCGATGCCTCTTATCTTCGTTTGAAGAATTTGGAAATTGGCTATACATTGCCGGCTGCTTGGGTAAGGAAAATGAATGTTAACCAATTGAGAATCTATTTATCAGGATATAACTTGTTGACTTTCGACAGCCTGGATGTATTGGACCCCGAAATGACAAATACTTTAAATCCTTCCTATCCGCTTATCAAAGTGGTGAATCTGGGATTAAAACTTAGTTTCTAA
- a CDS encoding RagB/SusD family nutrient uptake outer membrane protein: MKRIKIYILLGVGLLLALSSCEDFALGDKFLQKPPSNDITIDTIFSTAEMARRVLWNSYDYLPYGYSTDKFFTAMKKGNIEGLTDLNQGYCNDSGELQIYYPGKYTADVENSNQSGTISMNNISKFRFKEFGSWSGIRHAWLFYENVDRVPDMSAEEKSRMKAEAKILVAIFYANMFRHYGGLPLVDHSLRADELNFPARATVQETVDFIVKLLDDAAACPDLPWVLPEGEQDNWYGRVTKASAMGLKVRVLLFAASPLFNDTKPYYPGEASDKYLTWYGDRQDSRWQAVADAALAFFKTMKSQGYYRLVEKGDTQKGTSRAAFRDAYYKRGTTETLIASFRNIRTANQNSLLVQSIRWGGFGPTKECFDMFPMADGTEFSWDNEEQAKNPFANRDPRLYETIYIDGDDFKGKPIQLFQENPADKVNYPKGANFGVYPIDASSINTGLTSFKFGFDRDGGEFKGRVIQWPHLRLAEIYLSYAEALNELGRAKVKDELGMDAFDYVDVVRNRVELGDLDKNMGKEDFRELILRERACEFVWEEVRFFDLIRWKREDIFSKRLHGLKVFKHKTTKEYAFSEFLLPERAWQKEFSPKNYLSAFPSDEINKGYGLVQNPGWE; the protein is encoded by the coding sequence ATGAAAAGGATAAAAATATATATATTATTAGGAGTAGGACTATTGCTGGCATTGTCCTCTTGTGAAGACTTTGCATTGGGAGATAAATTTCTGCAAAAGCCCCCCAGTAATGATATAACGATCGATACTATCTTCTCGACAGCCGAAATGGCGCGCAGGGTATTATGGAATAGTTATGACTATTTGCCTTATGGCTATTCTACGGATAAGTTCTTTACTGCTATGAAAAAAGGAAATATCGAAGGCTTGACAGACTTGAATCAAGGTTATTGTAATGATAGTGGTGAATTACAAATCTATTATCCGGGTAAATATACCGCTGATGTAGAGAATAGCAATCAGTCGGGAACAATCTCAATGAATAATATATCTAAGTTCCGTTTCAAGGAATTCGGCTCATGGAGTGGCATTCGTCATGCCTGGTTGTTTTATGAAAATGTAGACCGCGTACCCGATATGTCGGCGGAAGAAAAGTCTAGAATGAAAGCTGAGGCAAAGATTCTGGTTGCTATTTTTTATGCCAATATGTTCCGTCATTATGGAGGGCTGCCGTTGGTTGACCATAGTCTGCGTGCGGATGAACTGAATTTTCCGGCACGTGCTACGGTGCAGGAAACGGTTGATTTTATCGTAAAATTGTTGGATGATGCGGCGGCATGTCCGGATCTGCCTTGGGTATTGCCGGAAGGAGAACAGGACAATTGGTATGGTCGTGTTACAAAAGCTTCGGCAATGGGATTGAAAGTCAGAGTGTTACTCTTTGCAGCCAGTCCTTTGTTTAATGATACCAAACCTTATTATCCGGGTGAGGCGTCCGACAAATATCTGACTTGGTATGGTGACCGTCAGGATAGCCGTTGGCAAGCGGTGGCCGATGCGGCTTTGGCATTTTTCAAAACAATGAAATCGCAAGGCTATTACAGGCTTGTGGAGAAAGGCGATACGCAAAAAGGAACCAGTCGTGCGGCTTTTCGGGACGCTTATTATAAGAGAGGTACGACCGAAACCCTCATAGCCTCTTTTCGTAACATCCGTACGGCCAATCAAAATTCTCTGTTGGTACAAAGCATACGTTGGGGAGGATTCGGGCCTACGAAAGAATGTTTTGATATGTTCCCAATGGCAGATGGTACGGAATTCAGTTGGGATAATGAGGAACAGGCAAAGAATCCGTTTGCGAATCGTGATCCGCGTCTTTATGAAACAATTTATATAGATGGTGATGATTTTAAAGGGAAGCCGATCCAACTATTTCAGGAAAATCCGGCAGATAAGGTGAACTATCCGAAAGGAGCAAATTTTGGAGTGTATCCGATAGATGCTAGCAGTATAAATACAGGGCTGACTTCTTTCAAATTTGGTTTTGACCGTGATGGTGGTGAATTTAAAGGCAGAGTGATCCAGTGGCCGCATTTGCGTCTTGCCGAAATCTACCTGTCGTATGCTGAAGCGTTAAATGAATTGGGTCGGGCTAAAGTGAAAGATGAATTGGGAATGGATGCATTTGATTATGTAGACGTGGTACGCAATCGTGTAGAACTGGGAGATTTGGATAAGAATATGGGAAAAGAGGATTTCCGCGAACTTATTTTGCGTGAACGTGCATGTGAGTTTGTTTGGGAGGAAGTACGTTTCTTTGACTTAATTCGTTGGAAGCGTGAAGATATCTTCTCAAAACGCCTGCATGGTCTGAAAGTCTTTAAACATAAGACAACCAAGGAATATGCATTTTCTGAATTCTTGTTACCGGAGCGTGCATGGCAGAAAGAATTCTCTCCGAAGAATTATTTGAGCGCATTCCCGTCCGATGAGATAAATAAAGGATACGGGTTGGTACAAAATCCTGGTTGGGAGTAA